Proteins from one Pseudarthrobacter sp. BIM B-2242 genomic window:
- the polA gene encoding DNA polymerase I: MAFRAFFALPADKFSTANGQHTNAIHGFTSMLINLIKEQKPTHIAVAFDVSDETTHRKAEYSDYKGGRNETPREMSGQIDLIDKVMQAWGIKTIKLPGYEADDILATLSVLGEKAGYEVLLVTGDRDAFQLITDNVFVLYPRKGVSDIPRLDAEAIKEKYFVTPPQYSDLAALVGESADNLPGIPGVGPKTAAKWINLYGGLEGVLEHIDAIGGKVGDALRENVEDVKRNRRLNRLHTDLELPVTLDDLAEPRPDEAALEQLFDELEFKTIRARLFALYGSEELEPAERESIDTPGFVTPANAAELSSFLAAGSGERSAVAVDLVPGRIGEDAAALAIVRDGAAVYIGLAAQDAAAENVLSEWLRNEAAPKVMHGYKAALKALSSRGLGLEGVVDDTSISGYLIQPDRRTYELAELAQHHLNISISAETSKAGQLELAFDGDDAAAAGALVQVAAVVQALSRHFESELTERKASDLLTTLELPVSRVLADMETAGIAIDMARMDEQLADLSKVIDNAQELAFAAIGHEVNLGSPKQLQTVLFEELQLPKTKKIKSGYTTDAASLKNLLEKTGHEFLVQLMAHRESSKLRQMLESLKKSVTDDGRIHTTYAQNVAATGRISSNNPNLQNIPIRSEEGRRVRGIFVVSEGYDCLLSADYSQIEMRIMAHLSGDAGLIQAYKDGEDLHRFVGSNIFHVPTEDVTSAMRSKVKAMSYGLAYGLTSFGLSKQLEISVDEARTLMKDYFDRFGAVRDYLRGVVDQARIDGYTATIEGRRRYLPDLTSTDRQLRENAERIALNSPIQGSAADIIKRAMLGVHAELAARGLKSRMLLQVHDELVLEVAKGEREAVEKLVTEQMGSAADLSVPLDVQIGVGPSWYDAGH; encoded by the coding sequence ATGGCGTTCCGGGCCTTCTTCGCCCTCCCTGCGGACAAGTTCTCCACGGCCAACGGCCAGCACACCAACGCGATCCATGGCTTTACGTCGATGCTGATCAACCTGATCAAGGAACAGAAGCCCACCCACATCGCGGTGGCCTTCGATGTTTCGGATGAGACCACCCACCGCAAGGCCGAGTACAGCGACTACAAGGGGGGCCGCAACGAAACTCCCCGTGAGATGAGCGGCCAGATCGATCTCATCGACAAGGTCATGCAGGCCTGGGGCATCAAGACCATCAAACTGCCGGGCTATGAAGCTGACGACATCCTGGCAACGCTCTCCGTGCTGGGGGAGAAGGCGGGCTACGAGGTCCTCCTGGTCACCGGCGACCGTGATGCGTTCCAGCTCATCACGGACAACGTGTTTGTGCTGTACCCGCGGAAGGGCGTCAGCGACATTCCCCGGCTGGATGCGGAGGCCATCAAGGAGAAGTACTTTGTCACGCCCCCGCAATACTCGGATCTTGCCGCCCTGGTGGGCGAGTCCGCTGACAACCTTCCAGGCATTCCCGGGGTCGGCCCTAAGACCGCGGCGAAGTGGATCAACCTTTACGGCGGGCTGGAGGGCGTCCTTGAGCACATCGATGCAATCGGCGGGAAGGTGGGCGATGCGCTCCGCGAGAATGTCGAGGACGTGAAGCGCAACCGCCGCCTGAACCGGCTCCACACTGACCTGGAACTGCCGGTCACCCTGGATGACCTGGCCGAACCGCGGCCGGATGAGGCCGCCCTGGAGCAGCTGTTCGACGAACTTGAATTCAAGACCATCCGTGCCCGGCTCTTCGCCCTCTACGGCAGCGAGGAGCTGGAACCGGCTGAGCGCGAAAGCATCGACACACCCGGGTTCGTGACCCCCGCCAATGCAGCGGAACTCAGTTCTTTCCTTGCTGCCGGCAGCGGGGAACGCTCAGCGGTCGCCGTCGACCTTGTGCCCGGGCGCATCGGTGAGGACGCCGCCGCGCTGGCCATCGTCCGTGACGGCGCTGCCGTGTACATCGGCCTCGCCGCGCAGGACGCAGCCGCTGAGAACGTCCTCTCGGAGTGGTTGCGGAACGAGGCAGCTCCGAAGGTCATGCACGGCTACAAGGCGGCCCTGAAAGCCCTCTCCAGCCGTGGCCTGGGTCTGGAAGGCGTAGTGGATGACACGTCCATTTCCGGATACCTGATCCAGCCCGACCGCCGAACCTATGAGCTGGCCGAACTGGCACAGCACCACCTCAACATCAGCATTTCGGCCGAAACGTCCAAGGCCGGCCAGCTGGAGCTGGCGTTCGACGGCGACGACGCCGCAGCCGCCGGCGCCCTGGTGCAGGTGGCGGCAGTGGTCCAGGCCCTTAGCCGGCACTTCGAATCCGAACTGACCGAACGCAAGGCAAGCGACCTGCTCACCACGCTGGAGCTGCCCGTCAGCCGTGTGCTGGCCGACATGGAAACCGCCGGAATCGCCATCGACATGGCGCGGATGGACGAACAGCTCGCGGATCTGTCCAAGGTCATCGACAACGCCCAGGAGCTGGCCTTCGCCGCCATCGGCCACGAGGTCAACCTTGGCTCGCCCAAACAGCTGCAGACTGTTCTCTTCGAGGAACTCCAGCTGCCGAAGACCAAGAAGATCAAGTCCGGCTACACCACCGATGCCGCGTCGCTGAAGAACCTGCTGGAAAAGACCGGGCACGAATTCCTGGTCCAGCTCATGGCGCACCGCGAATCCTCCAAGCTGCGCCAGATGCTGGAATCACTCAAGAAATCCGTCACCGACGACGGCCGGATCCACACCACGTACGCCCAGAACGTGGCGGCCACGGGCCGGATCTCCTCGAACAACCCCAACCTGCAGAACATCCCCATCCGCAGTGAGGAAGGCCGGCGCGTCCGCGGCATCTTCGTAGTCAGCGAAGGCTATGACTGTCTGCTGTCTGCGGACTACTCGCAGATCGAGATGCGCATCATGGCCCACCTGTCCGGGGACGCCGGCCTCATCCAGGCCTACAAGGACGGCGAGGACCTCCACCGTTTTGTAGGCTCGAACATCTTCCACGTACCCACCGAGGACGTCACAAGCGCCATGCGCTCCAAGGTCAAGGCCATGTCCTACGGCCTCGCCTACGGTCTGACCTCGTTTGGCCTGTCCAAGCAGCTGGAAATCTCCGTGGACGAGGCCCGGACCCTCATGAAGGACTACTTCGACCGCTTCGGAGCCGTCCGCGACTACCTCCGCGGCGTGGTGGACCAGGCCCGCATCGATGGCTACACGGCCACCATCGAAGGCCGCCGCCGGTACCTCCCGGACCTCACCAGCACGGACCGGCAGCTGCGAGAGAACGCCGAACGCATCGCGCTCAACTCGCCCATCCAGGGATCAGCCGCGGACATCATCAAGCGCGCCATGCTGGGCGTCCACGCTGAGCTGGCCGCGCGGGGCCTCAAATCGCGGATGCTCCTGCAGGTCCACGACGAACTGGTGCTGGAAGTGGCCAAGGGCGAGCGGGAAGCGGTGGAGAAGCTCGTCACCGAACAGATGGGGTCCGCGGCGGACCTCAGCGTTCCGCTGGATGTCCAGATCGGCGTCGGTCCCAGCTGGTACGACGCCGGCCACTAG
- a CDS encoding GNAT family N-acetyltransferase: MSDDYEVRRFDAAAKGEPGYREAATWVKAVAFGFHESTRTPDHVAASLETYRADRRILTGAYQTRGVAPGSLPADVPVATFGTLRKTLNIGFGRMLETQLVTAVTVRTPHRRRGLLRRMMSEDLAMAKRDGLAMAALTASEGSIYGRFGYGVASFERTVKVDTTARFILNHQAVGSVDIAEPKILLDLAPDVFDRVHRLTPGSIGRQEWYRQLASGSLGRDGKEDPAVKVALHYSPDGDVDGYVSYKFLGWDTEPHTVQVVDFLAATNEAYLELWQFLAAIDLVERITWEEAPLDDPLTWALADPRCIDSSDSRDMLWLRILDAVTALEARHYPVDGRLVLEVLDPLGLTPGTYAMEVSGGEAAVERVETEEPDLTLDVSALSSIYLGAVCPVTLAAAGRLREHNQGAALRARQMFAVERATHCLTHF, encoded by the coding sequence CTGAGTGATGACTATGAAGTCCGGCGCTTCGACGCGGCAGCCAAAGGCGAACCCGGCTACCGCGAAGCAGCAACGTGGGTGAAGGCAGTCGCCTTCGGCTTCCACGAATCGACGCGAACGCCGGACCATGTCGCCGCGTCCCTGGAAACCTACCGGGCAGACCGCCGGATCCTCACCGGCGCGTACCAAACGCGCGGAGTCGCACCCGGATCCCTGCCGGCCGACGTGCCGGTTGCCACGTTCGGCACCCTCCGGAAAACCCTCAACATCGGCTTCGGGCGCATGCTGGAAACCCAGCTTGTCACCGCCGTGACGGTGCGGACCCCACACCGGCGCCGCGGACTCTTGCGCCGGATGATGTCCGAGGATCTGGCCATGGCCAAGCGTGACGGACTGGCAATGGCAGCCCTGACGGCGTCCGAAGGATCCATTTACGGGCGCTTCGGCTACGGCGTGGCCAGCTTCGAACGCACTGTGAAGGTGGACACCACCGCCCGGTTCATCCTCAACCACCAGGCTGTCGGCAGCGTGGACATCGCCGAGCCCAAGATCCTCCTGGACCTCGCGCCGGACGTTTTTGACCGCGTGCACCGTCTCACGCCGGGATCCATCGGCCGCCAGGAATGGTACCGGCAGCTGGCCTCGGGTTCCCTGGGCCGCGACGGCAAGGAAGACCCCGCGGTCAAGGTGGCCCTGCACTACAGCCCTGACGGCGACGTTGACGGGTACGTGTCCTACAAATTCCTGGGGTGGGACACTGAGCCGCACACCGTGCAGGTGGTGGATTTCCTGGCGGCAACTAATGAGGCGTATCTGGAGCTCTGGCAGTTCCTCGCGGCCATCGACCTCGTGGAACGCATCACGTGGGAGGAGGCGCCGCTGGATGACCCGCTCACGTGGGCACTGGCCGATCCCCGGTGCATCGACTCCTCGGACAGCAGGGACATGCTCTGGCTCCGGATCCTGGACGCGGTCACGGCATTGGAAGCGCGGCACTACCCGGTGGACGGGCGGCTGGTACTCGAGGTCCTTGACCCCCTGGGCCTCACGCCAGGAACCTACGCCATGGAGGTCAGCGGCGGTGAGGCCGCCGTCGAACGCGTTGAAACGGAGGAGCCGGACCTGACTCTGGATGTCTCGGCGCTGTCTTCGATCTATCTGGGCGCTGTTTGCCCCGTGACGCTGGCGGCGGCGGGAAGGCTCCGCGAGCACAATCAGGGCGCCGCCCTAAGGGCGCGGCAAATGTTCGCGGTGGAACGTGCCACGCACTGCCTGACCCACTTCTGA
- the rpsA gene encoding 30S ribosomal protein S1 → MTITSTEKPGTPVVAINDIGTAEDFLAAVDATIKYFNDGDLVEGTVVKVDRDEVLLDIGYKTEGVIPSRELSIKHDVDPGDVVSVGDQVEALVLTKEDKEGRLILSKKRAQYERAWGDIEKVKEEDGVVTGTVIEVVKGGLILDIGLRGFLPASLVEMRRVRDLAPYIGQQIEAKIIELDKNRNNVVLSRRAWLEQTQSEVRSTFLNKLEKGQVRPGVVSSIVNFGAFVDLGGVDGLVHVSELSWKHIDHPSEVVEVGQEVTVEVLEVDLDRERVSLSLKATQEDPWQTFARTHALGQVVPGKVTKLVPFGAFVRVEDGIEGLVHISELAVRHVELAEQVVSVGDELFVKVIDIDLERRRISLSLKQANEGVDAESTEFDPALYGMAAEYDEEGNYKYPEGFDPESNEWLEGYENQRAAWEQQYADAQTKWEAHKKQVAQHAADDAAAATSGDSDSGTTSYSSEPAAESNAGAGTLASDEALAALREKLTGN, encoded by the coding sequence ATGACCATCACCTCCACCGAGAAGCCCGGTACCCCCGTAGTCGCGATTAACGACATCGGTACCGCTGAGGACTTCCTCGCAGCAGTCGACGCCACCATCAAGTACTTCAACGACGGAGACCTCGTCGAAGGTACCGTCGTCAAGGTCGACCGCGATGAAGTTCTGCTCGACATCGGTTACAAGACCGAAGGTGTCATCCCCTCCCGCGAGCTGTCCATCAAGCACGATGTTGATCCCGGAGACGTCGTCTCCGTTGGCGATCAGGTCGAAGCCCTGGTGCTCACCAAGGAAGACAAAGAAGGCCGCCTGATCCTCTCCAAGAAGCGCGCTCAGTACGAGCGTGCCTGGGGCGACATCGAGAAGGTCAAGGAAGAAGACGGTGTTGTCACCGGTACCGTCATCGAGGTTGTCAAGGGTGGTCTTATCCTCGACATCGGTCTGCGCGGCTTCCTGCCCGCATCCCTCGTCGAGATGCGCCGTGTGCGCGACCTTGCTCCGTACATCGGTCAGCAGATCGAAGCCAAGATCATCGAGCTGGACAAGAACCGCAACAACGTCGTGCTGTCCCGCCGTGCATGGCTCGAGCAGACCCAGTCCGAGGTCCGCTCGACGTTCCTCAACAAGCTGGAAAAGGGCCAGGTCCGTCCCGGCGTCGTTTCCTCCATCGTCAACTTCGGTGCATTCGTGGACCTGGGCGGCGTAGACGGCCTCGTTCACGTTTCCGAGCTGTCCTGGAAGCACATCGACCACCCGTCCGAGGTTGTCGAAGTTGGCCAGGAAGTCACCGTCGAGGTTCTCGAGGTCGACCTGGACCGCGAGCGCGTTTCCCTGTCGCTCAAGGCTACGCAGGAAGATCCGTGGCAGACCTTCGCCCGCACCCACGCCCTCGGCCAGGTTGTTCCGGGTAAGGTCACCAAGCTGGTTCCGTTCGGTGCGTTCGTTCGCGTCGAAGACGGCATCGAAGGCCTGGTTCACATCTCCGAGCTGGCAGTCCGCCACGTGGAGCTGGCTGAGCAGGTTGTCTCCGTTGGTGACGAGCTGTTCGTCAAGGTCATCGACATCGACCTCGAGCGCCGCCGCATCTCCCTCTCCCTCAAGCAGGCTAACGAGGGTGTTGACGCCGAGTCCACCGAATTCGATCCGGCTCTCTACGGCATGGCCGCCGAGTACGACGAAGAAGGCAACTACAAGTACCCGGAGGGCTTCGATCCGGAGTCCAACGAGTGGCTTGAAGGCTACGAGAACCAGCGCGCGGCCTGGGAGCAGCAGTACGCTGACGCCCAGACCAAGTGGGAAGCACACAAGAAGCAGGTTGCCCAGCACGCTGCCGACGACGCTGCAGCTGCAACGTCCGGTGACAGCGATTCCGGCACCACCAGCTACTCTTCGGAGCCTGCTGCCGAGTCCAACGCCGGTGCAGGCACCCTTGCATCCGACGAGGCTCTTGCTGCTCTGCGTGAGAAGCTGACCGGCAACTAA
- a CDS encoding GNAT family N-acetyltransferase, whose translation MSRSLEVRLADVDEPMLETLLHLAQDDALPDEVTPPLGSGSGWNLERSQWFRAYHRAAAGGLNGPSQEKSWAVLCDGTPAGSIRLKRTADLNTAETGIWLGRSFRGRGVGTAALKLVLAEARSAGLLQVVARTTAGNIGAQRILGGAGALLTHDDDGAVSAAVVLPH comes from the coding sequence ATGTCCCGCTCCCTTGAGGTCCGCCTGGCTGACGTTGATGAACCCATGCTGGAAACGCTCCTGCACCTGGCCCAGGATGATGCATTGCCGGACGAGGTGACACCGCCCTTGGGCAGCGGGTCCGGCTGGAATCTCGAACGGAGTCAGTGGTTCCGCGCCTACCACCGGGCAGCCGCGGGCGGGCTCAACGGACCGTCGCAGGAGAAGAGCTGGGCGGTCCTGTGCGACGGGACACCGGCCGGTTCGATCCGGTTGAAGAGGACCGCGGACCTGAACACAGCGGAGACGGGTATCTGGCTGGGCCGGAGTTTCCGTGGCCGCGGCGTCGGTACAGCCGCCCTGAAGCTGGTTCTGGCGGAGGCCCGCAGTGCCGGGCTGCTGCAGGTCGTTGCCCGGACCACCGCCGGCAACATCGGCGCGCAGCGGATCCTGGGCGGCGCGGGAGCCCTTCTAACGCACGACGACGACGGCGCCGTGAGTGCCGCCGTCGTACTCCCACACTGA